The Paroedura picta isolate Pp20150507F chromosome 17, Ppicta_v3.0, whole genome shotgun sequence genome contains the following window.
agagccctgctggaccaggccacgcCTGTGTCTCCTACAGTGTCCTACCCCCAGCAGTGGCTACATGAGAGGGACCCTGCTGGCCCATCGAGCTCAGCTGCCTGGTGCAAAAAGAGGCCAgtttggtgccaggaaggggctgggcaggcagggcagcggaggggaggggaagccgtgcctgtcctccctccttAGCATCTTGCCCTCAGGCGGCCctcaggcagaagagagaaaacattcaccaatccccatttcttcctgcaggttctTGAAGACATTCTTGAAGAGGAACTCTGGAGCGTGGTAAGTTTTCCAGGGGGTTTATGTTGGGCTGACCCCAGGGGCACAGTGAGGTTAATGGGTCAGAGGGATAATGTCTGACGcttttctctcctttctaccAGGATTCATAACCATCCTTGGGGCGCGGATCCACCCCCAGTGGATTTGTCTCTAGTTGGGCATCCTCTGGAGACGGGTCCAATGGGACACCTGCAAGCATCTTTTTTGAGGTacgcccagctcagcccccagacccccgtcctgcccgtgagAGCCAGGAGGCAGGTCGCCCCCAGATTCCTCTCCTCCGTTTGGCCCTCCAGAAGCTTGGCCTTCCCCCAAGTCCTCCAGGCCCAGAGCCTCAGCAACCCCTTCCTCTTGCCTCCCAAGAAGCCCTGCTCCAAGGAGCGTATTCCTTGGcccctcccagaatgccttgctctggcCATGCCCTTTAGCACAGGCTGATTTGGGGGCCCCTCTTTTGCCCGCAGGCGCAGTCTGAGGTGAAGGATGAGGAGGTGGAAGAGCTGATTTtgtgcccggagccctctgcagccggcccgccaccagccccaccctgaattgcctgggccgccccgcaagggcccaggggtgctgggtggggcttcggTGCCGGATGCAGAGGGGCCTCCGGAGACTCCGGGCTCACTGTGTACATTGTTTCATATGTAAATAGTTCAACCCTTTGTAAATAGTTAGGAATAAATGTTTCTTTGTGCTGTTGTCTTTGTGATGGACCATGGAGTGTGAAATTCACAAGACACAACAAGGACAGCGAAGCAGCAAGAGGGtttatttagaacagtggtccccaacatttctgaggctggggaccggcagggcagcggaccgcgcccgcgcaacGGGCATGCGCGAATGcgtcatgcgcggccgaaatcgcgtaTGCACAGCTCtttcaagcttgcggcctgggaagtttttactgcgggggagggcgggaagagggagccacggcccgccgCCATGGtctccgcaggttggggaccactgatttaggataCATGTTGCAAGTGTGGAGAGAAAGCCCACTGGGTCCGtgctctgaagtctgcatcagggcAGCTcattttaagaccttgatacatcaccctgaggtaccctgacgctccctccctcactgtccctttgaccaaccAGGTCGACGACAAAAGTCGGACAATCTGATGGATGGCGATAGATCTTCTTAGGCTGCTGCGGAAGAAGCCGTCCCCTCCTATGCCGGCCAGCAGAAAAGCCACCCGTTCAGGTTTCCCAGCTGGAGATGGGGAGCAATAGCcttggctggaggcccctggaggCCCCCAACAGCTCTGAGTTCCCACCCCCAACCAGAGGAGGAAGAGCTAATTCTgagcccggagccctctgcagccggcccgccaccagccccaccctgaattgcctgggccgccccacaagggcccaggggtgctgggtggggattCGGCGCCGGTTGCAGAGGGGCCTCCGGAGACTCCGGGCGCGCtttgtaaataattttttatataaataaaaagaggACATTTCCTTTTAAGGTCTACATTTCCTATTTTGAAGCAACCACCTGTATAGATATCATGCAGCTGTCGCTATATCCTCTCTCGGTAACAACAGTAAGACTATTTCAAGAGTCAGACAAACAAATGGTGTGGCCTCCCCCAACTCCCTGCTCCTGCAGACCAAGACCACTGCCTGAATCAGGGGGtttactagagcagtggtccccaacctttttatcaccggggactggtcaacacttgacaattttactgagccccgggggcggggggggggggatggtcttTTGCCGACGGATGATGCTGCCTCtgcctgagcccccagggaggagtgggaggagccacagcccggtactgaatgatcgacagaccggtcccggtacccgaaccggaggttggggaccgctggtctagaaGACCTGGGAGATTCTTGCCAGCTTAAgcctcctgcaaaccaagaccactgtctgaagcaggggtaggactagatgactctggaggccccAGCCACCCTGGAAATCTGAAGAAAAACCCGCTGGCAGTTTTtagtttgttgctgttgtttttgtctTTAAACCCCTctatactcatagaatcatagagctggacgggacctccagggtcatctagaccaaccacctgcacaatacagcaaactcactactgcctgcccacccacagggactccAATTCCGTGCCCAGATGGTGCCCacccccaaccagaatccctggccagtctggcctgcaggaagttcgactcccaaccccaaagtggtgactggcatgtccctgggcatgcaagaagaggACACAGGGGCCGAGCATGGACCTACGTCCTGCATGTGGGCAGGAGAGCATTAGGATCCCGGACGGGGTCCAGGCCCAAAGGAAGGTAGGACTTCATTCGTTCGGGATCTATCAGGAATTGATTTCTGCTCAACATGAAACCCTCAGAAAGGCCGGTTGGCCTCCCGTCCAGAGTAAGCGGCTGGACAGCCCCCGCCTTCTCTTCTGCGGTCCCCAAAGTGACCCCCACcccgagggacggattctccgccAGAGGAAACCTCCAGGACCCCTTGGGATGCAGGCTCAGAACAGGGCTTTCCACTGggcgcccagggcccaaccgtcatttGATGCCAGAACCTACTCGGTTTAGGACAGAAATGGAAGCACAGCTGGTAAGTAGGAAGACATCTCTCTTTCTAGCCATGGGGATTCGCGGGTGTGTTTGTACGTAAATGCTGTTGCAcagaaagaagggcagagaaatgtcagtgatcaggagagccctgctggaccaggccacgcCTGTGTCTCTTACCCTGTCCTACCCCCAGCAGTGGCTACATGAGAGGGACCCTGCTGGCCCATCGAGCTCAGCTGCCTGGTGCAAAAAGAGGCCAgtttggtgccaggaaggggctgggcaggcagggcagcggaggggaAGCCATGCCTGTCCTCCCTCTTTAGCATCTTGCCCCCTGGCTGCCcgcaggcagaagagagaaaacattcaccaatccccatttcttcctgcaggtcctTGAAGACATTGAGGACATTTGGAGTGTGGTAAGTTTTCCATGGGGTTTATGTTGGGCTGACCCCAGGGGCACAGTGAGGTTAATGGGTCAGAGGGATAATGTCTGacgcttttctctcttctctcccttccaACAGGATTCGGAAGTATCGCTGGAGCGCGGATCTACTCCCAGTGGGTTCATCTCCAGCTGGGCGTCTGGAGACGGATCCACTGGGTCCTCTGAAGATATAACGGTTGTGGTacgcccagctcagcccccagacccccgtctTGCCCgtgagagccaggaggcagttCGCCCCCAGATTCCCCTCCTCCGTTTGGCCCTCCAGAAGCTTAGCCTTCCCCCAAGTCCTTCAGGCCCAGACCCTCAGCAACCACTTCCTCTTGCCTCCCAAGAAGCCCTGCTCCAAGGAGCGTATTCCTTGGcccctcccagaatgccttgctctggcCATGCCCTTCATCACAGGCTGATTTGTGCccctctcttttgcccgcaggcGCAGTCTGAGGTGAAAGAGGAGGAGGTCGAAGAAATAATTCTgagcccggagccctctgcagccggccccccaccagccccaccctgaattgcctgggccgccccgcaaagggcccaggggtgctgggtggggcttcggCGCCGGTTGCAGAGGGGCCTCCGGAGACTCCGGGCGCACTTTGTACATCGTTTTGTATGTAAATAGTTATAAATAAAAGTCTCTTTTTGTttaaccaggggttggggaccgctggactagaAGACCTGGGAGATTCTTGCCAGCTTAaggctcctgcaaaccaagaccactgtctgaagcaggggtaggactagatgactctggaggccccAGCCACCCTGGAAATCTGAAGAAAAACCCGCTGGCAGTTTTtagtttgttgctgttgtttttgtctTTAAACCCCTctttactcatagaatcatagagctggacgggacctccagggtcatctagaccaaccacctgcacaatacagcaaactcactactgcctgcccacccacagggactccAATTCCGTGCCCAGATGGTGCCCacccccaaccagaatccctggccagtctgccctggaggaaattcgacgcccaaccccaaagtggtgactggcatgtccctgggcatgcaagaagaggACACGGGGACCGAGCATGGACCCACGTCCTGCATGTGGGCAGGAGAGCAATAGGATCCCGGACGGGGTCCAGACCCAAAGGAAGGTAGGACTTCATTCGTTCGGGATCTATCAGGAATTGATTTCTCCTCAACATGAAACCCTCAGAAAGGCCGGTTGGCCTCCCGTCCAGAGTAAGCGGCTGGACAGCCCCCGCCTTCTCTTCTGCGGTCCccaaagtgaccccccccccaaaggacggATTCTCCGCCAGAGGAAACGTCCAGGACCCCTTGGGATGCAGGCTCAGAACAGGGCTTTCCACTGggcgcccagggcccaaccgtcatttGATGTCAGAACCTACTCGGTTTAGGACAGAAATGGAAGCACAACTGGTAAGAATGAAGTCATCTCTCTTTCTAGCCTTGGGGATTCGCGGGTGTGTTTGTAAGTAAATGCTGTTGTACAGAAAGAAGGTCAGAGATATGTCAGTGATCAGGAGAGCCCGGCTGGACCAGGCCACGCCTGTGTCTCCTACAGTGTCCTACCCCCAGAAGTGGCTACATGAGAGGGACCCTGCTGGCCCATCGAGCTCAGCTACCTGGTTTAAAAAGAGGCCAGTTTGGtaccaggaaggggctgggcaggcagggcagtggaggggaggggagaggaggggaggggaggggaagccatgcCTGTCCTCCCTCCTTAGCATCTTGCCCTCAGGCTGCCCGCAGGCAGATGAGAGAAAACATTCAccaatccccatttcttcctgcaggtcctcGAAGACATTCTTGAAGAGGAACTCTGGAGTGTGGTAAGTTTTCCATGGGGCTTATATTGGGCTGACCCCAGAGGCACAGTGAGGTTAATGGGTCAGAGGGATAATGTCTGacgcttttctctcttctctcctttccaccagGATTCTCATATATCGCTGGAGCGCGGATCCACTCCCAGTGGGTTCATCTCCAGCTGGGCGTCTGGAGACGGATCCACTGGGTCATCTGGAGACATAACGGTTGTGGTAagtccagctcagcccccagacccccgtcctgcccgtgagAGCCAGGAGGCAGGTCGCCCCCAGATTCATTCCTCTCCTCCGTTTGGCCCTGCAGAAGCTTGGCCTTCCCCCAAGTCCTCCAGGCCCAGACCctcagcagccccttcctcttgcCTCCCAAGAAGCCCTGCTCCAAGGAGGGTATTCCTTGGcccctcccagaatgccttgctctggcCATGCCCTTTAGCACAGGCTGATTTGTGCATctctcttttgcccgcaggcaCAGTCTGAGGTGAAGATATAATGTtgtgcccggagccctctgcagccggcctgccaccagccccaccctgaattgcctgggccgccccacaagcggcccaggggtgctgggtggggcttcggTGCTGGTTGCAGAGTGGCAGCCCCCGCCTTCTCTTCTGCGGTCCccaaagtgacccccccccctaggGACAGATTCTCCGCCAGAGGAAACCTCCAGGACCCCTTGGGATGCaggctcagaacggggctttccacTGGGCGCCCAGGGCCCAACCATCATTTGATGCCAGAACCTACTGGGTGTAGGACAGAAATGGAGGCACAGCTGGTAAGTAGGAAATCATCTCTCTTTCTAGCATTGGGGATACCTGGGTGTGTTTGTACGTAAATGCTGTTGCACAGAAGAAGGGCAGAGAAACGTCAGTGATCAGGAGAGCTTTGCTGGACCAGGCTACGTCTGTGTCTCCTACAGTGTCCTACCCCCTGCAGTGGCTACATGAGAGGGACCCTGCTGGCCCATCGAGCTCAGCTGCCTGGTGTAAAAAGAGGCCAGTTTGGTGCCAgggaggggctgggcaggcagggcagcggaggAGAGGGGATTTCTTCCTGCAAGTGCTAGAACACATTGAGGACATTTGGAGCATGGTAAGTCTTCCATGGGCTCATGGCTCTGGCCATGCCCTTTATCACAGGAAGATTTGGGGGcctctcttttgcccgcaggcGCAGTCTGAGGTGAAGGAGGAGGTGGAAGCGGAGGAGGAAGTCGAAGATATAATGTTGTATATCTCCAACCTCCTCCTCCGCTTCCACCATATAATGACAGTGAGGGAGGGAGTGTCAGGGTACCTCAGGGTGACGTATCAAGGTCTAAAAATGAGCTgccctgatgcagacttcagagcaCGGCCCCAGTGGGCTTTCTCTCCACGCTTGAAACATTTATTCATAACTATTTACATAAAAAACTATGTACAAAGCGCGCCCGGAGTCTCCGGAGGCCCCTCTGCGACCGGCGccgaagccccacccagcacccctgggccgcttgTGGGGCGGTCCAGGCAATTCAGGGTGGGGCTGGTGgcgggccggctgcagagggctccgggcacaACATTATATCTTCAACCTCCTCTTTCACCTCAGACTGCGcctctcttttgcccgcaggTTACTCAACAGGTTACTTTccgaagaccaccagtgaagggatcAGACAACTGACCTTGGAACCGTAAAGTGTTGGAACTGTGAGTGTGTTAATGGGTTAAAATGTCTAAGAAGACCCCTCATGTGCCATCTAGCATAGGGGACCACAGCTGTCACGGAGGCCATAAGGCCGAGAGCCTGTTGAAATCTGTATGCAGGTTGCCATCAGTTCCGTCCCAAGGAACCTAGAACCGAAGACAAGGGCCGTATTCTATGGACTGGCAAGGAGGCGGTAGCAGTAGTCGAATTTAGGAATGCTCCTATGAACTCTACCTCCTGCGACGGAACAAGGCGGGACTTCTCTCTGTTCACTGCCAAGCCCAGTCGGGCACAGACCGATAAGGTAAATCGGACTTGGTCCGTGAGCTCCGAAGCGTCAGGACCTACTAAAAGCCAATCATCCAGGTATGGAAATATGGTAATGCCTCTGAGTCTAAGAAAAGCAATTGCTACTGCCATACACTTTGTGAAAACACGCGGAGCAGTAGCTCATCCAAAAGGTCAAACGGTATACTGATAAATATCGGATCCGTGTCGGAACCGAAGGTATTTCCTGCAGGACCTATGAATACCGATATGAAGGTATGTGTCCTTCAGGCCCAAGACCGCAAACCAAGCATTGCGTTGTAGAGATTCGATAATGGAAGGTAACGAGGCCATACGAAATTTGGAAATGTATAAGCATTCATTCAGCTGCCGAAGATCTAGGATCGGGCGGACCCCGCCGTCCCTCTTATCCACTAGGAAAAAACGggagaaaaaacccaactcttgggCACCTGTTGGCACCAACTCTACAGCTCCCTTGGACAAGAGGTCAGAGAGCTGGACACTCAGCTCTGGGAAGGGGTTGTCTGGGGCAGAGGAACCCAAGACACAGACTGGGGAGGACTGAAACTCCAAGCGATAACCCTCAACCCAGGTGTCCTGGGTAACACTGAACCAGGCCTCACGGGATTCGGCCAAACTATCCCCAAAAAATCGAACTACGGGGTCGGGCTGCTGGCATAGTCAGAacttttgttgggggtgggggtggcttcgACCGAAAGATTGGTTTGAAGCGCTGAGGATGTTTTTGAGCTTGGAACTGGGGCAGACCGGAGCGGGGTGGATACTGGGATGGAGGACCTGAGGAACGTTGAGGGTAGTAGGGCATGGAAAACGGGGCCTGACGCTGGATGCGCTGCTGATAAAAATTTTGAGAAGgcggaggaggaaaagaattcaAATATCTTGCTGAATGCTGGGTCTTCTTCCAGGAGAATAAGAAATCATCCGTTGTCTTAGCAGACAGCGAGGACTTCTCGAAAGGCATGTCTTCAACCTTGATTCTGGTTTCGAGAGGAAGGGATGTATTTCAGAGCCAAGAATGGCGACAAAGGACAATAGCGGAGGCCATGGATCGGGCCGCGATATCTGCCGCGTGTTTGCCTGAATTGATACCCTGTTAGGAAGTTTTGATCGCCTCGGCCTGGATCATGCGGGCAAGGCTTCGTTGCTCCTCGGGAAT
Protein-coding sequences here:
- the LOC143827354 gene encoding uncharacterized protein LOC143827354, yielding MKPSERPVGLPSRVSGWTAPAFSSAVPKVTPTPRDGFSARGNLQDPLGCRLRTGLSTGRPGPNRHLMPEPTRFRTEMEAQLVLEDIEDIWSVDSEVSLERGSTPSGFISSWASGDGSTGSSEDITVVVRPAQPPDPRLARESQEAVRPQIPLLRLALQKLSLPPSPSGPDPQQPLPLASQEALLQGAYSLAPPRMPCSGHALHHRLICAPLFCPQAQSEVKEEEVEEIILSPEPSAAGPPPAPP